In a single window of the Terriglobus roseus genome:
- a CDS encoding RecQ family ATP-dependent DNA helicase, producing MKKKVVAAQDVARIPWDALKREAKKRFGVTAFRSVQREVLESVLGGHDTLAIMPTGAGKSLTYQLPALFLPHTVLVVSPLIALMQDQQQKAAAADIAVSKIDSTLTRLQREEADAALRAGLPRLLYVTPERLQNSKFLAELKGAGVSLFVVDEAHTIAQWGHDFRPAYLGLRYARKELGNPPVLAVTATATDEVIQEILEQLDAKHARVISAGSERTNLYFAVHPTVNNDAKLARLVQMISNEQGSGIVYTASVKSANDLLERFREAGISAGHYHGKMGKREREEAQADFMADKYKVMIATKAFGLGIDKPNIRFVFHYEFPDSLETYYQEAGRAGRDGLPASAVLLYRLEDRRIQSFFSAGRYPGREDLRKVLETLSAREPVPAQLLAERADVGKRRAEVILFLLRENKAVRRLRGGYVLRYDEPITDAHVEALLTSYSERADHDKSRLDEMMHYAETVDCRRQVFRRYFNEPEGDPCGNCDNCINNAAEMRAAAQLHATEGLQGVTRVETLSGTIMSTAPETLPKPEVDTGFDPGDRVRHKRFGMGKVLDLQDDTLLIRFDKEGTRKLKAAFIRHARAFVPTGNAAAKSDTVA from the coding sequence ATGAAGAAAAAGGTCGTGGCGGCGCAGGATGTAGCGCGGATTCCGTGGGACGCGCTAAAGCGTGAGGCGAAGAAACGCTTCGGTGTCACGGCCTTTCGTTCCGTTCAACGTGAGGTCCTGGAGAGCGTGCTGGGCGGCCACGACACGCTGGCCATCATGCCAACGGGCGCAGGGAAGTCCCTGACCTACCAACTGCCGGCGCTCTTCCTGCCGCATACGGTTCTCGTCGTATCCCCGCTGATTGCGCTGATGCAGGACCAGCAGCAGAAGGCTGCCGCTGCTGACATCGCCGTCAGCAAGATCGACTCAACACTGACCAGGTTGCAAAGGGAAGAGGCCGATGCCGCACTGCGCGCAGGCCTGCCCAGGCTGCTGTATGTCACACCCGAGCGGCTGCAGAATTCCAAATTTCTTGCGGAACTGAAGGGCGCGGGTGTCTCGCTCTTCGTTGTCGATGAGGCGCACACCATTGCGCAGTGGGGCCACGATTTCCGTCCTGCCTATCTTGGCCTTCGATATGCACGCAAAGAGCTGGGAAATCCGCCGGTGCTTGCCGTTACAGCGACGGCAACGGATGAAGTCATTCAGGAAATTCTCGAACAACTCGATGCGAAGCATGCGCGCGTGATCAGTGCAGGCAGCGAGCGGACGAATCTTTACTTTGCCGTGCACCCAACGGTCAACAATGATGCGAAGCTCGCCCGCCTGGTCCAGATGATTTCGAACGAGCAGGGCAGCGGCATCGTCTACACCGCATCGGTAAAGTCCGCGAATGATCTGCTCGAACGCTTCCGGGAGGCGGGCATTTCTGCTGGTCATTATCACGGCAAGATGGGCAAGCGCGAGCGAGAAGAGGCTCAGGCTGATTTCATGGCCGATAAGTACAAGGTTATGATCGCGACGAAGGCGTTCGGACTTGGGATCGATAAGCCAAATATTCGTTTTGTCTTTCACTACGAATTTCCGGACTCGCTGGAAACCTACTATCAGGAGGCTGGCCGCGCCGGACGCGACGGTCTGCCGGCGAGTGCGGTCCTGCTCTACCGACTCGAGGACCGGCGCATCCAGAGTTTCTTCTCCGCAGGCCGTTACCCTGGCAGGGAGGACCTGCGGAAGGTTCTCGAGACTCTCTCGGCGCGTGAACCCGTACCTGCTCAGCTGCTGGCCGAACGAGCGGATGTGGGCAAGCGCCGGGCCGAGGTCATTCTGTTCCTGCTGCGCGAGAATAAGGCGGTCCGGCGGCTTCGCGGCGGCTATGTGCTGCGGTACGACGAGCCGATTACGGATGCGCACGTTGAAGCGCTGCTCACCTCGTACAGCGAACGTGCCGATCACGACAAGTCGCGTCTCGACGAAATGATGCATTATGCGGAGACGGTCGACTGCCGCCGCCAGGTATTTCGCCGGTACTTCAACGAGCCCGAGGGGGATCCCTGCGGCAACTGCGATAACTGCATTAATAACGCAGCCGAGATGCGTGCCGCAGCACAGCTGCATGCGACGGAAGGCCTGCAGGGCGTAACTCGTGTGGAGACGCTCTCAGGCACCATCATGAGCACTGCTCCGGAAACTCTGCCGAAACCCGAGGTCGACACGGGTTTCGATCCGGGAGACAGGGTGCGTCACAAACGTTTCGGTATGGGGAAAGTGCTGGATCTGCAGGACGATACGCTCCTGATCCGGTTCGACAAGGAGGGCACGCGGAAATTGAAGGCGGCGTTCATACGACACGCACGTGCTTTCGTTCCGACGGGAAATGCTGCGGCGAAATCTGACACCGTGGCTTGA
- the pyrH gene encoding UMP kinase, with product MYKRVLLKISGEALAAGRGFGIDAIFVSRVAEEIVELAKSGCQVAVVVGGGNFFRGVAEQAIHMDRVAADHMGMLSTVINAIAMQDAIEKLGVQCRVMSAIEMHEVAEPYIRRRAIRHLEKNRVVVFAAGTGNPYFSTDTAAALRAMEIRADVLLKATSVEGIYTADPKKDPEATMFSTITYMEMIQKNLRVMDTSAVSLCNDNNMPMVIFSMREQGNIVRVVGGEKLGTLVTS from the coding sequence ATGTACAAGCGCGTATTACTCAAGATATCCGGAGAAGCACTGGCCGCGGGCCGTGGTTTTGGCATTGACGCAATCTTTGTCAGCCGTGTCGCAGAAGAGATCGTGGAGCTGGCGAAGAGCGGCTGCCAGGTGGCCGTGGTCGTCGGCGGTGGCAACTTCTTCCGCGGTGTCGCGGAGCAGGCCATCCACATGGACCGCGTCGCGGCCGATCACATGGGCATGCTGTCCACCGTGATCAACGCGATCGCGATGCAGGACGCCATTGAAAAGCTGGGCGTGCAGTGCCGCGTGATGTCCGCGATTGAAATGCACGAAGTCGCGGAGCCTTATATCCGCCGCCGCGCTATCCGCCACCTCGAGAAGAATCGCGTCGTCGTCTTTGCCGCAGGCACGGGAAATCCCTACTTCTCAACGGATACCGCCGCTGCTCTGCGCGCCATGGAAATCCGTGCCGACGTGTTGCTCAAAGCCACCTCGGTCGAGGGCATTTACACGGCCGACCCCAAGAAGGATCCGGAAGCAACGATGTTCTCGACCATCACCTACATGGAGATGATCCAGAAGAATCTGCGTGTGATGGACACCTCGGCCGTCTCGTTGTGCAACGACAACAACATGCCGATGGTCATCTTCTCCATGCGCGAGCAGGGCAACATCGTGCGCGTGGTTGGCGGCGAGAAGCTCGGGACGCTTGTCACTTCGTAG